Proteins encoded in a region of the Pirellulales bacterium genome:
- a CDS encoding gamma-glutamyl-gamma-aminobutyrate hydrolase family protein, with translation MFTEGEMPSRKEPDMTRKPLIGLNAEFRAAKKDAPAFSYVAAGYYDSIVASGGVPVVIPPLASDDDLERILDMLDGMVLVGGADLDPRRDGFMLHPAVRTLETRREDFDRRLMNMISYRRMPVFGIGVGVQLINVSQGGNLFLHVPEDMPRALPHKDPLDPAHRHALEVVPGSLMERVYGEGEIRVNSFHHMAIDDVAVGFQVTARCPDGVIEAIESTQSDWFAFGTQFHPESDSASALDLRIFEEFITGVGGEVPAVRMAA, from the coding sequence ATGTTCACCGAGGGTGAAATGCCCTCCAGGAAGGAGCCTGATATGACACGGAAGCCATTGATCGGTTTGAATGCTGAATTCCGCGCCGCCAAGAAAGACGCCCCGGCGTTCAGCTACGTGGCCGCTGGTTACTACGATTCGATTGTCGCCTCGGGCGGCGTTCCGGTCGTCATCCCGCCGCTCGCGTCGGATGACGATCTGGAGCGGATCCTCGACATGTTGGACGGCATGGTGTTGGTCGGCGGTGCCGATCTCGACCCGCGCCGCGACGGTTTCATGCTCCACCCGGCGGTCCGCACGCTGGAAACACGGCGTGAAGATTTCGACCGCCGCTTAATGAATATGATCTCGTACCGCCGGATGCCGGTCTTCGGGATTGGCGTGGGCGTGCAACTGATCAACGTGTCACAAGGTGGCAATCTGTTCCTGCACGTGCCGGAGGATATGCCCCGCGCACTGCCGCACAAGGATCCGCTCGATCCCGCGCATCGGCATGCCCTGGAGGTGGTTCCTGGCAGTTTGATGGAGCGCGTCTATGGGGAAGGCGAGATTCGCGTCAACAGTTTCCACCACATGGCGATCGACGACGTGGCCGTTGGTTTCCAGGTCACGGCGCGTTGCCCGGATGGCGTGATCGAAGCGATCGAGAGCACGCAGTCGGATTGGTTTGCGTTCGGCACACAGTTTCATCCGGAAAGCGACTCCGCCTCGGCGTTAGACCTACGCATCTTCGAAGAGTTCATCACGGGCGTCGGTGGCGAAGTTCCTGCGGTGCGCATGGCAGCGTAA
- a CDS encoding NlpC/P60 family protein — translation MSILLSRRQTLGLLTLGGIAPGAVLSSVVKAFEAPSHDKGSDYGLAYSGPIDELIGDLLHGERGDPQRESATPHHDWYSEHVRRRMGAWGPSPRLYPPIMKSPGQSLEWKRERVIATGARFIGYSYQHHHIPDWDPPAGWPWKVCCAGHNGRGVDCSNFTSFVYNQGFGIKISSGIGRQARTDHGLVEGHPVRIERVELPTDYDKRVEALHTGDLVYIRGREDGPVTHVVIWVGSIGRATSGLPLLMDSHGGDVKDDHGHPIPCGIHLRPFRQDSWYNRCASHAHRVFHEGHA, via the coding sequence ATGTCGATACTACTATCCCGCCGTCAGACGCTCGGTTTGTTGACCTTAGGTGGCATTGCGCCGGGGGCTGTTCTTTCATCGGTCGTGAAGGCATTTGAAGCGCCGTCGCACGACAAGGGCAGCGACTACGGCCTGGCCTACAGCGGTCCGATCGATGAACTGATTGGGGACCTGCTGCATGGCGAGCGGGGCGACCCCCAGCGGGAATCCGCGACGCCGCATCATGATTGGTATTCCGAGCATGTCCGACGCCGCATGGGGGCTTGGGGACCCAGTCCGCGGCTCTATCCGCCGATCATGAAATCGCCCGGCCAATCGCTCGAATGGAAACGCGAGCGGGTGATCGCGACGGGTGCGCGATTTATCGGCTATAGCTACCAGCATCATCATATCCCGGATTGGGATCCGCCTGCCGGCTGGCCGTGGAAGGTGTGCTGCGCCGGGCACAACGGCCGTGGCGTCGATTGCAGCAACTTTACCAGCTTTGTCTACAACCAGGGCTTCGGAATCAAAATCTCGTCGGGTATCGGACGACAGGCGCGAACGGACCACGGCCTGGTCGAGGGACATCCGGTACGGATCGAGCGCGTTGAGTTGCCGACGGACTACGACAAACGTGTCGAGGCTTTGCACACCGGCGACCTGGTTTACATTCGAGGTCGCGAGGATGGGCCCGTCACGCATGTCGTAATCTGGGTCGGTTCGATCGGCCGCGCCACAAGCGGACTGCCGCTTCTGATGGACAGCCACGGGGGAGATGTTAAGGACGACCACGGCCATCCAATCCCATGTGGTATCCACCTCCGTCCCTTCCGCCAGGACTCGTGGTACAACCGCTGTGCAAGCCATGCGCACCGTGTTTTCCACGAAGGGCATGCCTGA
- a CDS encoding redoxin domain-containing protein yields MLRTPLCWVFALLVVGQSSAWAADASNDAKPAEKATPLAIGEQAPDFTFKDLRFASHTLKDLGQKKAYVITFSSLDCPVAKRYMPRIVELGKEYSNKDVQFVVINVAPNDSMVEVSYQGIQLDAGFPFCKDFDGTVAPALGVTRTPQVVVLDGERKLRYRGRVDSQFSVNGLKPNTGREDLKMAIEDVLAGRPVDVAETTVEGCPITVAKIPAPEKPVTFGNHVAAILQKNCEECHRPGAEAPFSLVTYEDAVNHADVIAEVVKEQRMPPEYASRQHGDFVNLRGMPADERTLVAQWVAGGCQQGDLSKVPVAKKWPDGKWLIDGPDLVIKMKEPAEIPATGFIPYKYVLLPYTFKQDTWITGCQILPENKAALHHCNLAAIDPLKGKYSDAQFITGQVPGGIPMELDEGVGFKIAKGSVLVMQIHYVTTGEKTTDQSSLGFTFAKGKIDKQLKHFRGHNGTFAIPPGDGAHLVEAKRTFAEDSTLVGFFSHMHLRGKDMMFDAKYPDGKTERLLAIPNYDFNWQVSYVWRPHAKKFPKGTEIDVTAHFDNSAFNPYNPDPTATVKEGDQTFEEMMYGFVFYTEDHENLNLTIDPKTGYEVKPGKEARNKAAADGQAGQ; encoded by the coding sequence ATGTTGCGCACGCCGTTGTGCTGGGTCTTCGCATTGCTGGTCGTTGGTCAATCGTCCGCCTGGGCCGCGGATGCTAGTAACGATGCAAAGCCCGCCGAGAAGGCGACGCCGCTTGCGATCGGTGAGCAAGCCCCCGACTTCACGTTCAAGGACCTGCGATTCGCGTCCCACACGCTGAAGGACCTTGGTCAGAAGAAAGCGTATGTCATTACGTTCAGTTCGCTCGACTGCCCCGTAGCGAAGCGATACATGCCGCGCATCGTCGAACTCGGAAAAGAGTACAGCAATAAAGACGTCCAGTTCGTCGTGATTAACGTCGCACCGAATGACTCAATGGTTGAAGTTTCGTATCAGGGCATCCAGCTCGATGCCGGCTTCCCCTTCTGCAAAGATTTCGACGGCACCGTAGCGCCCGCCCTGGGCGTGACGCGCACGCCACAGGTTGTCGTTTTGGACGGCGAACGTAAGTTGCGTTATCGCGGTCGCGTTGACAGCCAGTTCAGCGTCAACGGCCTGAAGCCCAACACGGGTCGTGAAGACCTGAAGATGGCAATCGAGGACGTGCTGGCCGGGCGCCCGGTCGATGTGGCCGAGACGACGGTCGAAGGCTGTCCGATCACCGTGGCCAAGATTCCCGCGCCCGAAAAGCCAGTGACCTTCGGCAATCACGTGGCCGCGATTCTGCAGAAGAATTGCGAAGAGTGCCATCGTCCGGGCGCCGAGGCGCCCTTCTCGCTCGTGACGTACGAAGACGCTGTAAATCACGCCGACGTGATTGCCGAAGTTGTGAAAGAGCAGCGCATGCCGCCGGAATACGCGAGCCGTCAGCACGGCGACTTCGTGAATCTACGTGGCATGCCGGCCGACGAACGTACGCTGGTCGCTCAATGGGTCGCCGGCGGCTGTCAGCAAGGAGACCTGTCGAAAGTTCCTGTGGCCAAGAAGTGGCCCGACGGTAAGTGGTTGATCGACGGGCCGGACCTGGTCATCAAGATGAAGGAACCCGCCGAGATCCCGGCGACCGGATTCATCCCCTACAAGTACGTGCTGCTGCCGTACACCTTCAAACAAGACACCTGGATCACTGGCTGCCAGATTCTGCCCGAGAACAAGGCCGCGCTGCACCACTGCAACCTGGCCGCGATCGACCCGCTGAAGGGCAAGTACAGCGACGCTCAGTTTATCACCGGCCAGGTGCCAGGCGGCATTCCGATGGAGCTGGACGAGGGCGTAGGTTTCAAGATCGCCAAGGGCTCGGTCCTGGTGATGCAGATTCACTATGTGACGACCGGTGAGAAGACCACGGATCAATCGAGCTTGGGCTTCACGTTTGCCAAGGGAAAGATCGACAAGCAGTTGAAGCACTTCCGCGGCCATAACGGCACGTTTGCCATTCCGCCAGGAGACGGCGCTCACCTGGTCGAGGCCAAGCGGACCTTCGCCGAGGATTCGACGCTCGTCGGATTCTTCAGCCACATGCACTTGCGTGGCAAGGACATGATGTTCGACGCCAAGTATCCCGACGGTAAGACCGAGCGGCTGTTGGCGATCCCGAACTACGACTTCAACTGGCAGGTGTCGTACGTCTGGCGTCCCCACGCCAAGAAGTTCCCCAAGGGAACCGAAATCGACGTCACGGCACATTTCGACAACTCGGCGTTCAATCCCTACAACCCTGACCCCACGGCCACGGTCAAGGAAGGGGATCAGACGTTTGAGGAAATGATGTACGGGTTCGTCTTCTACACCGAAGACCACGAAAACCTGAACCTGACCATCGACCCAAAAACCGGGTATGAGGTGAAGCCAGGCAAGGAAGCACGGAACAAGGCTGCAGCCGACGGGCAAGCCGGACAGTAG
- a CDS encoding LuxR C-terminal-related transcriptional regulator: protein MPIQLTPRERQVVRLLSLGCTVREAAQVLKLAPSTVDNHKAKAMSKLGTNKVALLTRIAIKERVTKLTDRLSAQEKRRSGRKNDGWN from the coding sequence ATGCCGATTCAACTGACCCCCCGAGAGCGTCAGGTCGTTCGCTTGCTGAGCCTGGGCTGTACGGTCCGCGAAGCTGCGCAAGTCCTCAAACTTGCCCCCAGCACCGTGGACAATCATAAAGCCAAGGCCATGTCCAAGCTCGGCACCAATAAGGTGGCCCTGCTCACGCGAATCGCTATTAAAGAACGCGTGACGAAGTTGACCGATCGCCTCAGCGCGCAAGAGAAGCGCCGCAGCGGCCGTAAAAACGACGGCTGGAACTAA
- a CDS encoding YceI family protein — protein sequence MRNFACALLVTTAITTALPTIACAQQYKVDPVHSSVVFRVKHLGVSYCYGRFDKTSGTFQLDEQNPSASAIDVVVESGSVDTSNTQRDTHLRNPDFFDAAKFPTIRFVSTKVSRQGTGPYVVAGDLTLHGVTKPVTLEIEATGSGKGMMGETRSGLETVFNINRTDFGMDKMVGPVADEVRLMVSVEGIRQ from the coding sequence ATGAGAAACTTCGCTTGCGCCCTGCTCGTTACCACCGCGATCACGACCGCCCTGCCGACGATCGCCTGCGCCCAGCAGTACAAGGTCGATCCCGTTCATTCGTCGGTGGTGTTTCGCGTCAAGCATCTTGGCGTCAGCTATTGCTACGGTCGCTTTGACAAAACGTCGGGCACGTTCCAACTGGACGAGCAAAACCCGTCCGCGAGCGCCATTGATGTGGTTGTCGAGTCGGGGAGCGTCGACACGAGCAATACGCAGCGCGACACGCATCTGCGCAATCCCGATTTCTTCGACGCGGCCAAGTTTCCCACGATTCGGTTTGTCTCGACCAAAGTCAGCAGGCAGGGGACCGGGCCCTACGTTGTCGCGGGCGATCTGACGCTGCATGGCGTCACTAAGCCGGTTACGTTGGAAATCGAAGCCACGGGATCTGGCAAGGGGATGATGGGCGAAACGCGCAGTGGGCTGGAGACTGTTTTCAACATTAATCGCACCGATTTCGGCATGGACAAAATGGTGGGTCCCGTGGCTGACGAAGTGCGACTGATGGTCAGCGTCGAAGGCATTCGGCAGTAG
- a CDS encoding glycine zipper domain-containing protein codes for MIGSSVRCFVAVMAVAFAAGCNSPFYTDRGALVGAGVGTGVGALTGAAVGHPGVGALVGAGVGTLTGAAVGSGLDDIDARNRAQIAATLGRQVPTGNVTLPDVIAMTKAGVNEELIVNHIRTNGLATPLQTGDLITLQQNGVSTRVIGALQSAPQPGAPAPIAPAPMVAPGYYGPGPYPYYGPYWAPPPYYYYRPRPVVGWGVSVGGPI; via the coding sequence ATGATCGGCAGCTCTGTTCGGTGCTTCGTCGCCGTGATGGCCGTCGCCTTTGCGGCCGGCTGCAATTCACCATTTTATACCGATCGCGGCGCGCTCGTTGGGGCCGGTGTCGGAACAGGCGTCGGTGCGTTGACAGGCGCTGCCGTGGGGCATCCCGGCGTCGGAGCATTGGTCGGCGCCGGTGTGGGTACTTTAACGGGCGCGGCCGTGGGGAGCGGACTGGATGATATCGACGCCCGGAATCGCGCACAGATCGCGGCGACGCTGGGGCGCCAGGTCCCGACTGGCAACGTGACGCTGCCCGACGTCATTGCCATGACCAAGGCCGGCGTCAACGAAGAACTGATCGTCAATCACATCCGCACCAACGGACTGGCCACTCCGCTGCAAACGGGCGACTTGATCACGTTGCAGCAAAATGGCGTCTCAACGCGCGTCATCGGTGCGCTGCAGTCTGCGCCGCAGCCCGGGGCTCCAGCTCCGATCGCTCCCGCGCCGATGGTCGCACCGGGTTATTATGGCCCCGGCCCGTATCCGTACTACGGACCGTATTGGGCTCCTCCTCCGTATTACTATTACCGACCGCGACCCGTTGTCGGCTGGGGCGTTTCGGTCGGTGGGCCGATATAG
- a CDS encoding YhcH/YjgK/YiaL family protein: MVFDQLENAAQYVSLHPRLASAFDYLRSTNPAQLSIGRHDIAGDDIFALVQEYRTRSDVEGFWESHRRYIDVQFVASGAERMGYANIEKLEVRQAYDADKDLLIYDGQGDFFVVPAGMFTIFKPQDAHMPCLSPGEPTTVRKIVIKVAV; encoded by the coding sequence ATGGTCTTCGATCAACTCGAGAACGCGGCGCAATACGTCTCGCTGCACCCCCGGCTGGCAAGCGCGTTCGACTATCTACGCAGCACGAATCCTGCGCAGCTCTCGATCGGCCGGCATGACATTGCGGGGGATGATATCTTTGCCCTGGTGCAAGAATACCGCACCCGATCGGACGTCGAGGGCTTTTGGGAATCGCATCGACGCTATATTGATGTGCAATTCGTAGCCAGCGGCGCCGAGCGGATGGGCTACGCCAACATTGAGAAGCTAGAGGTGCGACAAGCGTACGACGCCGACAAGGACCTGCTGATCTATGACGGACAGGGCGATTTCTTCGTCGTGCCCGCCGGCATGTTCACCATCTTTAAGCCGCAGGACGCGCACATGCCGTGCCTGAGCCCTGGCGAGCCAACCACGGTTCGCAAAATCGTGATCAAAGTCGCGGTCTAA